The following are encoded together in the Streptomyces flavofungini genome:
- a CDS encoding type I restriction-modification system subunit M, with protein sequence MTPASPALAHAQTNALVAKLWNYCNVLRDNGLSTIEYVEQLSYLLFLKMADEIASDPFTEQEAKAVVPTEYDWQSLARLKGIDLEVHYRKTLEELAKNPGTTLGTIFAKSQNRITEPALLEKLVIDLIGKEDWTIQGTDLKGDAYEGLLAKGAEDTKTGAGQYFTPRALIDAMVDVMQPRPEDTITDPACGTGGFLIAAHSYIRKHHMQHLSREQRLELGSGKIWGNELVTGTARLAAMNMLLHGIGDADGKSLITVGDALADKPDRHASLVLANPPFGKKSAITIVGTDGKAEKEDISYERDDFRATTTNKQLNFLQHIMSLLEMNGRAAVVLPDNVLFEGGAGEKVRRRLLDEFDLHTILRLPTGIFYAGGVKANVVFFEKKPPRSGNAHNTSKLWVYDFRTAKHFTLKQHPLTRAALDEFVEAYLPGKPRSERVESERFKSFDYDELIARDKVNLDITWMKDPALDDADSLLPPEVIAQEIVEDLQAALSEFAAIAEALGGEISADTDAIEPTESG encoded by the coding sequence GTGACCCCCGCATCCCCCGCCCTGGCGCACGCACAGACCAACGCCCTGGTCGCCAAGCTCTGGAACTACTGCAATGTCCTCCGGGACAACGGCCTTTCCACCATCGAATACGTCGAGCAACTCTCGTACCTGCTCTTTCTCAAGATGGCCGACGAGATCGCCTCCGACCCCTTCACGGAGCAGGAAGCCAAGGCCGTCGTACCCACCGAGTACGATTGGCAGTCCCTCGCCCGTCTCAAGGGCATCGACCTGGAAGTCCACTACCGCAAGACCCTCGAAGAGCTCGCGAAGAATCCCGGGACCACCCTAGGCACGATCTTCGCCAAGTCCCAGAACCGAATTACAGAGCCCGCCCTCCTTGAAAAGCTTGTCATCGATCTGATCGGCAAGGAGGACTGGACGATCCAGGGGACGGACCTCAAGGGCGATGCTTACGAGGGCTTGCTCGCCAAGGGTGCCGAGGACACCAAGACGGGTGCTGGCCAGTACTTCACGCCCCGCGCGCTCATCGACGCCATGGTCGACGTAATGCAGCCGAGACCCGAGGACACGATCACCGACCCCGCCTGCGGGACCGGAGGCTTTCTGATCGCGGCGCACAGCTACATCCGCAAGCACCACATGCAGCACCTGTCACGGGAACAGCGTCTTGAACTCGGGTCCGGCAAGATCTGGGGCAACGAACTGGTCACCGGCACGGCCCGCCTGGCAGCCATGAACATGCTGCTGCACGGCATCGGTGACGCCGACGGCAAGTCACTCATCACCGTGGGCGACGCCCTCGCCGACAAGCCTGACCGCCATGCGTCACTCGTACTCGCCAACCCGCCCTTCGGCAAGAAATCCGCGATCACGATTGTCGGAACGGACGGCAAGGCCGAGAAGGAAGACATCTCATACGAGCGAGACGACTTCCGCGCCACCACCACCAACAAGCAGCTCAACTTCCTCCAGCACATCATGTCGCTGCTGGAGATGAACGGCCGAGCGGCCGTGGTGCTGCCGGACAACGTGCTCTTCGAAGGCGGCGCGGGCGAGAAGGTCCGCCGACGCCTGCTCGACGAGTTCGACCTGCACACGATCCTGCGCCTGCCCACTGGCATCTTCTACGCGGGCGGCGTCAAGGCCAATGTCGTGTTCTTCGAGAAGAAGCCGCCCCGCAGCGGGAACGCCCACAACACCTCAAAGCTCTGGGTCTACGACTTCCGCACCGCCAAGCACTTCACCCTCAAACAACACCCCCTGACCCGTGCGGCTCTGGACGAGTTCGTCGAGGCGTACCTGCCAGGCAAGCCGCGCAGCGAGCGGGTGGAGTCCGAGCGTTTCAAATCCTTCGACTACGACGAGCTCATCGCCCGCGACAAGGTGAATCTCGACATCACGTGGATGAAGGACCCGGCTCTCGACGATGCCGACAGCCTGCTGCCGCCCGAGGTGATTGCCCAGGAGATCGTCGAGGACTTGCAGGCCGCGCTGAGTGAGTTCGCGGCCATCGCGGAGGCCCTCGGCGGTGAGATCTCGGCCGACACCGACGCGATTGAGCCAACTGAGAGCGGCTGA
- a CDS encoding restriction endonuclease subunit S, with translation MSDAELPKGWVWATLGDIASWGSGGTPKSGVTQFYGGDIPWVVSGDLNDEPIYSTTSTITTEGLDSSSAKWVPEGSVLIAMYGATIGKLAVTGRPLTTNQAVAFATPHKALIDKRFMFWYLRSQRDVLRKAGKGGAQPNISQTILKAWPIPVPPLAEQHRIVEAIEGHISRLDVAQSSLTVSARRSAKLLQRLASVAVAIDATTAHTTTLGAVASVVKNGIFISRPGSEPIGVPILRIGAVRPLRLDTTDIRYTGLQDNSEELSGSLLNAGDLLFTRYNGNPEYVGACAVVPDATGSLTYPDKLIRVVVDRQVVLPEYAALACSAGAARQYIRQRVKTTAGQAGISGRELKSVPLVLPSVEEQQRRVRQYQAAAEAIGMLQGGIERASIRSLHLRNALLHRAFSGQLVPQDPADEPASVPLGRIRTKREAQDDKPKRAVRRPRKTVTADAPPPPPASTTSSSPANAVQQELPL, from the coding sequence TTGAGTGACGCAGAGCTTCCGAAGGGGTGGGTTTGGGCTACCCTTGGGGATATTGCCAGTTGGGGCAGTGGAGGAACGCCCAAGAGCGGCGTCACCCAATTTTATGGCGGAGATATCCCATGGGTTGTCAGCGGTGATCTGAACGACGAGCCAATCTACTCAACAACGTCGACCATCACGACTGAGGGACTGGACTCGAGCTCGGCGAAATGGGTACCTGAGGGCTCCGTTCTTATCGCCATGTACGGTGCCACGATTGGCAAGCTGGCCGTCACCGGGCGACCGCTCACCACCAATCAAGCAGTGGCGTTTGCAACCCCACATAAAGCGCTCATCGACAAGCGGTTCATGTTCTGGTATCTACGGTCCCAGCGTGACGTCCTCCGTAAGGCCGGGAAGGGTGGGGCGCAGCCAAACATCAGCCAGACAATCCTAAAGGCGTGGCCAATCCCCGTGCCACCGCTCGCTGAGCAGCACCGAATCGTCGAGGCCATCGAGGGCCACATCTCTCGCCTTGATGTGGCGCAATCCAGCTTGACCGTGAGCGCCCGCCGCTCGGCCAAATTGCTGCAGCGTCTCGCTTCAGTCGCAGTGGCAATAGATGCCACAACTGCACACACGACAACATTGGGCGCAGTGGCAAGTGTCGTAAAGAACGGCATTTTCATTTCTCGTCCCGGTAGCGAACCAATCGGGGTCCCCATCCTCCGAATCGGCGCTGTTCGCCCTTTGAGGCTGGATACAACCGATATCCGCTACACAGGCCTACAGGACAACTCGGAGGAATTGTCAGGGTCCCTCCTTAACGCCGGCGACCTTCTCTTCACTCGCTACAACGGAAACCCCGAGTATGTGGGTGCATGCGCCGTAGTCCCTGATGCCACAGGATCGCTCACCTATCCCGACAAACTGATTCGCGTCGTCGTGGACCGTCAGGTGGTATTGCCAGAATACGCTGCCCTAGCCTGTTCTGCCGGAGCAGCACGTCAATACATTCGTCAGCGCGTCAAGACGACTGCCGGCCAAGCAGGTATCTCGGGACGAGAGCTTAAGAGCGTGCCCCTCGTACTCCCCAGCGTCGAAGAACAACAGCGCAGAGTTCGGCAGTACCAAGCCGCTGCGGAAGCCATAGGAATGTTGCAAGGAGGAATCGAGCGGGCAAGCATTCGCAGCCTGCACCTACGTAACGCCCTCTTGCATCGTGCCTTCAGTGGTCAGCTCGTCCCCCAGGACCCCGCCGACGAGCCCGCTTCCGTCCCCCTCGGACGCATCCGCACCAAGCGCGAGGCCCAGGACGACAAGCCCAAGCGGGCCGTCCGCCGCCCTCGCAAGACGGTCACCGCAGACGCACCGCCCCCGCCCCCCGCATCTACAACATCCTCCTCCCCCGCCAACGCCGTTCAGCAGGAGCTTCCGCTGTGA